From a region of the Babesia bovis T2Bo chromosome 1, whole genome shotgun sequence genome:
- a CDS encoding Regulator of chromosome condensation (RCC1) repeat family protein, with translation MYESMVDIRASLRRLFTRGLVVAFSRASISFAGCNADFDNKGASKYKGKVCLLGNPGALPGGSPDHPLFRDAQRWKCVTFGPTFGASVDTKGRVYIWGKGKDDTFVLPFQIPCNAIVDCHCSSKDLYMLGADSQVYILHNVERYLHDRSPRSTSNDTIVGSASSDINKNPSTKLHNEESNVYLGLMPGLGNKKVVKMSVGNRHAAFLTDDGELYCTGDNTFGQCGTKPNTLKSNTIMTFDRGGNDMTEHIKLHKVEFNNAATNVVDVVCGGRHTCCIDSEGNIYTFGDDSSVQLFLGDTRGRTILEQDRYKPYIKHDDYGASNYAKYSHTDRHLQYNPIPVNAVGRLSEHHKLLEGATLSLAAGDDFTIVAVTTTTQRERKTHIIASGGNHLGQCGRLDVRMNLPKSIHLPGSIIRGTIGCGSSHCIAAMEGGYLIGWGSNQQKQLDPARKGNLTVPTNINHGITSNTVENLNRHCNIEFIRCAFNNTAIIFK, from the exons ATGTATGAATCAATGGTAGATATTCGTGCTTCATTAAGGCGCCTATTCACCAGAGGACTTGTAGTTGCATTCAGTCGTGCATCCATATCATTTGCTGGATGTAATGCCGATTTTGATAATAAAGGTGCCAGCAAATACAAAGGG AAGGTGTGTCTATTGGGGAATCCTGGTGCTCTACCGGGAGGATCTCCCGATCATCCATTATTCAGGG ATGCGCAACGATGGAAATGTGTGACATTTGGTCCTACATTCGGGGCCTCAGTGGATACTAAAGGTCGAGTATACATTTGGGGAAAGGGGAAAGATGACACATTTGTACTACCCTTCCAAATTCCCTGTAACGCAATAGTTGATTGCCACTGTTCATCAAAGGATTTATACATGCTAGGAGCTGATTCgcaagtatatatattacataatGTGGAGCGTTATTTGCATGATCGCAGTCCAAGATCAACTTCCAATGATACAATCGTTGGAAGTGCTTCCAGTGACATTAATAAAAACCCATCTACCAAGTTGCACAATGAGGAAAGCAACGTGTACCTAGGCCTAATGCCTGGGCTAGGTAACAAAAAGGTTGTTAAAATGAGCGTTGGTAATCGACATGCCGCGTTCCTTACTGATGACGGAGAGTTGT ATTGTACCGGAGACAATACATTCGGCCAATGCGGCACAAAGCCTAATACTCTAAAAAGCAATACAATTATGACATTTGATAGAGGGGGAAATGACATGACAGAGCACATTAAGCTCCACAAG GTGGAATTTAATAATGCCGCAACTAATGTGGTAGATGTAGTTTGTGGAGGGAGGCATACATGCTGTATTGACTCAGaaggtaatatatatac ATTTGGTGACGACTCAAGCGTCCAGCTCTTTCTGGGTGATACCAGAGGTCGAACAATCCTGGAACAAGATAGATATAAACCCTACATCAAACACGATGACTATGGAGCTAGCAACTATGCCAAATACTCCCATACAGATCGGCATCTGCAATATAATCCAATACCGGTAAACGCCGTAGGCAGGTTAAGCGAGCATCATAAACTGCTGGAAGGAGCTACATTAAGCCTAGCAGCGGGAGATGATTTTACGATAGTTGCTGTTACAACCACCACGCAGAG GGAACGTAAAACACACATTATCGCAAGTGGAGGTAATCACCTGGGACAATGCGGAAGATTAGATGTAAGAATGAACCTCCCAAAAAGTATCCATCTCCCCGGGTCGATCATACGGGGAACCATTGGATGTGGCAGCAGCCACTGCATAGCAGCAATGGAAGGTGGATACTTAATCGGGTGGGGAAGCAACCAACAAAAACAGCTAGATCCAGCAA GAAAGGGGAACTTAACCGTACCGACGAATATCAACCATGGCATTACTTCTAACACGGTGGAAAACCTAAATAGACATTGCAATATAGAGTTCATCAGGTGTGCGTTCAACAATACGGCCATAATTTTTAAATGA
- a CDS encoding Pre-mRNA splicing factor family protein, which yields MYDDAEASLVRDNNRQWTLSNRVEAEGLEWLYADPSANKSNANQLEEYLLGKSIEGARGEIGREHVDQTACGSLLSDAAAVGPVDQTLSKFREDPLFVIKKVELHQKQVLKKYESLVRAKTALADVVSEHSNIGEKSCGNRKSRSTRGHRASNTLESRRVEHDRYRSYIDDEHSSRKRSSNYRNKEERSSTRYRSRSRDSCVSVESYYTEYKDRSGHHRRNNRLHRERRSHDRVHSVSNTSVKDRRRDRARNRLAGGVSSGSDDSSVIVERRLKGNPRERNSHSSRCRGNRGGTSFTRHGSRDSSPTSRESHFRMYDNDIDSSQKRMDKRDAPNFEKYRPTSRKDLVRSDIRSNSSGGAEKVDTKLPAERQEHEEIKVSTKPKLGPQVPRKGDPLKYAFGVTQDILPPQAIQDRAARRNHEMFERERNKQKLYESSDPNDRLEQMQSHGASHLKERLEQMEAHESTVKYMEREDRHQRYDYISAVKKHAFESAKLSEHVRQRGSRTLLEDD from the exons ATGTATGATGATGCGGAAGCGTCATTGGTGAGAGATAACAACCGCCAATGGACGCTAAGCAATCGCGTCGAGGCTGAGGGCCTCGAGTGGCTCTATGCAGATCCTTCTGCTAATAAGAGCAATGCTAACCAGTTG GAGGAATATCTATTGGGTAAGAGCATAGAAGGTGCGCGTGGAGAAATTGGACGTGAGCATGTTGACCAGACAGCTTGCGGATCGCTTCTTTCCGATGCTGCTGCTGTCGGCCCAGTTGATCAGACATTGAGTAAATTTCGTGAAGATCCATTATTCGTCATAAAGAAGGTTGAACTACACCAAAAACAGGTTCTTAAGAAATATGAAAGTCTTGTTCGTGCTAAGACTGCGTTAGCAGATGTCGTTTCTGAGCACAGTAATATAGGCGAAAAAAGTTGTGGCAACAGGAAGAGCCGTTCAACAAGGGGACACAGAGCATCGAATACGCTGGAAAGTCGTAGAGTTGAACATGATCGATACCGGAGTTACATAGATGATGAGCATTCTAGTAGGAAGCGCTCATCAAATTATCGCAATAAAGAGGAGCGCAGTTCGACGCGCTACAGATCTCGTTCCAGGGATAGTTGTGTAAGTGTGGAGTCCTATTACACGGAATACAAGGACCGCAGTGGTCACCATCGTCGAAATAACAGGCTCCACAGAGAAAGAAGGAGTCATGATCGTGTGCATTCTGTGTCAAACACATCAGTTAAAGACCGGAGACGCGATCGTGCGCGGAATCGTCTAGCAGGCGGCGTATCATCTGGTAGTGACGATAGTAGCGTAATTGTAGAACGACGTTTGAAGGGCAATCCACGTGAACGCAATAGTCACTCAAGTAGATGCCGTGGGAACCGCGGTGGTACATCTTTCACGCGTCACGGCAGCAGAGATTCATCTCCAACTAGCCGTGAATCCCATTTCCGGATGTATGATAATGACATTGATTCCAGCCAAAAGAGAATGGACAAAAGGGATGCACCGAATTTTGAAAAGTATAGACCCACTTCTAGGAAGGATTTGGTGCGTAGCGATATTAGATCAAATAGTTCTGGCGGCGCTGAGAAGGTTGATACGAAGCTGCCTGCGGAGAGACAGGAACATGAAGAGATTAAAGTCTCTACTAAACCCAAGTTAGGTCCGCAGGTCCCTCGAAAAGGTGACCCTCTCAAGTATGCTTTTGGAGTGACTCAGGACATATTACCTCCACAGGCGATCCAGGATCGTGCTGCAAGGCGGAACCATGAGATGTTCGAACGCGAACGCAACAAACAGAAGCTCTATGAGTCAAGCGATCCAAACGACCGTTTGGAACAAATGCAATCACATGGCGCATCACATCTTAAAGAGCGGTTGGAGCAGATGGAGGCTCATGAAAGTACAGTGAAATATATGGAGAGGGAAGACCGCCACCAGCGGTATGATTACATATCAGCTGTGAAAAAACATGCATTTGAATCCGCTAAGCTGTCGGAACATGTACGTCAACGGGGTTCACGCACCCTCTTGGAGGATGATTGA
- a CDS encoding Elongation factor Tu GTP binding domain family protein: protein MIAITQWLAYRGKFLPIGRVAFRKTLSRGRTQRSPEILLPPWVAVHELCFMLRTKLAMCMRACGVSISRGNYTWTDQEGRIFQSNNKRHVLVPFEAAVAACKKQGYQPIQVSPEPESPKRCVTKKALPVITIIGHKDHGKTSLMERLCAEEMLVHEYGNTTQQVVIRSVMLPTEDGHVQATVLDTPGDALFELSRGRALHLADLAILLLSVEGGEVQTRDLIVQANRFNVPVIFCINKADLEFREVEVARAELKRQCSNMYRAGLIATDMADQVRNAVALSTRTGIGLAKLGTVIAQKLENSELPINPTYIAKPFGGISLKEVESFIRRTNCLVSTGDPPFATCFIIEVEKTHSYGVVLTIIIRHGVLIEGAYFVAGTEYGRIAGIYPINGKIIPDAKMERAYVGQAVRITGLKSNQGTSADDILCTMSQHEAFRLSQYRKELQLLRSNQIQGPLIDLPWAVVLKPSEDAGYPDIKTATVDNDVINEVRHNDALIDDPLPSSILLKPIDSESKIVEQLSKDFTDGETTDCSDSETDLHLYPHERGDSNTNIHEINEAFEDPNENWNSVVAQRNKQLREKWAEKLDNMDMPEESLKAHGVAPPPKLPPEIGRPVVPVILRANFVGSFDALLDGFEQLELRYNVRIPVVHGGLGAVTPSDVVQADIGNKFGCCPIYAFQVPVLIDAAKHAVINHVVVKQLNVYSDLLSDVEKRCERAISHAKRSKNVV from the exons ATGATCGCAATTACCCAGTGGCTTGCATACCGTGGCAAGTTTCTACCTATTGGCAGAGTAGCCTTTAGGAAAACCTTGTCACGGGGAAGGACGCAACGTTCTCCAGAAATACTGCTACCACCCTGGGTAGCCGTACAT gaGCTGTGCTTCATGTTACGTACAAAACTCGCAATGTGTATGCGAGCCTGCGGTGTGTCCATATCGAGGGGGAATTACACATGGACAGATCAAGAAGGTCGGATTTTCCAATCGAA TAATAAACGGCATGTTTTAGTGCCTTTCGAGGCGGCGGTTGCAGCCTGTAAGAAACAAGGGTACCAGCCAATACAGGTTTCACCGGAGCCTGAATCACCAAAA CGATGTGTGACCAAAAAGGCATTACCTGTGATTACCATCATAGGTCACAAGGACCATGGCAAAACCAGCTTGATGGAACGCCTTTGTG CGGAAGAGATGCTTGTACATGAATATGGTAATACGACGCAACAAGTGGTTATCAGGTCGGTAATGTTGCCGACAGAAGACGGTCATGTACAAGCCACGGTCCTAGACACGCCCGGTGACGCATTATTTGAGCTTTCGAGAGGCCGTGCCTTGCATCTAGCGGATTTAGCGATACTATTGTTGTCAGTTGAGGGTGGTGAAGTGCAAACGAGAGACCTTATTGTACAAGCCAACCGTTTCAACGTGCCAGTGATATTTTGTATCAATAAGGCCGACCTAGAATTCAGAGAAGTTGAAGTTGCACGTGCTGAATTAAAGAGACAATGTTCAAATATGTATCGAGCAGGATTAATAGCTACTGATATGGCTGATCAAGTACGAAATGCCGTGGCATTGAGTACACGCACTGGTATAGGTCTAGCTAAACTGGGCACCGTTATAGCGCAAAAATTAGAAAATTCAGAGTTACCTATCAATCCAACCTATATAGCAAAGCCATTTGGAGGTATATCTCTGAAAGAAGTAGAGTCGTTCATTCGAAGAACCAATTGCCTGGTGAGCACCGGAGATCCTCCCTTCGCAACGTGTTTTATCATAGAGGTAGAAAAAACCCACTCCTATGGTGTAGTGCTAACGATAATAATACGGCACGGGGTGTTGATTGAAGGTGCCTACTTTGTAGCTGGAACTGAGTATGGTCGCATTGCAGGAATATATCCAATAAATGGAAAGATAATTCCAGATGCAAAAATGGAACGTGCTTATGTGGGTCAAGCTGTGAGAATCACTGGACTAAAGAGCAATCAAGGAACAAGCGCAGATGATATACTATGCACAATGTCGCAGCATGAAGCTTTCAGACTCAGTCAGTATCGCAAAGAGTTACAGCTACTTCGCAGTAACCAAATACAAGGACCGCTTATAGATCTTCCATGGGCTGTTGTGCTAAAACCTAGCGAAGATGCAGGTTATCCCGACATAAAGACCGCAACAGTTGACAACGACGTCATAAATGAAGTAAGACATAACGATGCCTTAATAGACGATCCATTGCCATCATCTATATTACTCAAACCAATTGACAGTGAATCAAAAATTGTAGAGCAACTGTCAAAAGACTTTACGGATGGAGAGACTACGGATTGTTCGGACTCAGAAACAGATCTTCACTTATATCCACATGAAAGGGGGGATTCGAACACAAACATCCACGAAATAAATGAAGCATTCGAGGATCCTAACGAAAATTGGAACTCCGTAGTCGCACAACGTAACAAGCAATTACGTGAAAAATGGGCAGAGAAGTTAGACAATATGGATATGCCAGAAGAAAGTCTAAAGGCACATGGAGTAGCACCACCGCCAAAATTACCACCCGAAATAGGACGTCCGGTGGTTCCGGTAATACTAAGGGCGAACTTTGTGGGATCGTTTGATGCACTCCTAGATGGCTTCGAGCAACTTGAACTTAGATACAATGTACGCATACCCGTGGTACACGGGGGATTGGGTGCAGTTACACCCAGTGATGTTGTACAGGCCGATATAGGCAACAAATTCGGGTGCTGTCCGATATACGCATTCCAAGTGCCAGTGCTTATCGACGCCGCCAAGCATGCAGTCATCAATCATGTAGTTGTTAAGCAACTCAACGTTTACTCTGACCTACTTTCTGACGTGGAGAAGCGCTGTGAACGCGCCATAAGCCACGCTAAAAGATCCAAAAACGTCGTGTGA
- a CDS encoding B-box zinc finger family protein — MAGDMIGNLISQGIDLGRVIKTDGTDLFSGYADVARSRLPHLADSVVDAFGRVLDIFERPTNLKKPVFDVERLKPSRQIDIEEANRPSDTEVKPVPKQLINENVHIDQLAGATRALYNATQAEADTVTPMYHVVRNVAKSSASPCDAEVRLCSECYISLATVRCNSCVMHFCGVCAVQRHSDGINQTHKLVTATSGKETRLTASDQMSGLFSYGDMATQASGSKAGNMYQDMTIQIRPGESAFPSYEPCTIHEGCNLQFACTVCHMLPVCTRCTEEAHTGDGHKVVEIERAAAEVKELLGDCLNAVVRRHNDLSLVLPELQLVADTSNAGLKNATRSMRSGLQRVHDALKVKRTLGMQDIKNMQQVGSAALNRLMHASGALSRYFRGCLAQLEAINRVKNPGMALNMFVDLRANFEKILFTDEEIPDLVLEVPHWHLHCGNLANLLLDHETRLHLNFTQIAALSSTLRACVRDCVNGLEKIANGTRVMEQPEIQHQPRRLAERRTRPPGPSLWVKGAENTLDIVNHAELKGLFLRRDSQRCSWRQRAVYLCGPRLFVLESDLFADDVPVESSIDLSAITIRPFRDPNTLQITKLQRIGHPNGFEITENKNGSMRFWLFTCESDKTVDLWTVRIERIVAKLQRDREMSNTNQFQAIEAPPLKGMSDGTTLQQLHKLNCESPADSCVMDPEGEHRTCEDTHDPEYFYDDQNFKIVADTLKKVKNESKALYDKCFRNEREIVANQWQVEDLTLHAASLPSSETRSLADDASICTTTMPRLESKSSGRYEMPEEPVRRARSIATRASVFQGNDITLPSVLPKFTSSPSVKSPKSILQLFQNIGNKIRNKKDCDILDRY; from the coding sequence ATGGCAGGAGATATGATAGGGAATCTAATATCCCAAGGAATTGATCTCGGAAGGGTTATCAAGACGGATGGCACTGATCTCTTCTCAGGATATGCAGATGTAGCACGCAGCAGATTACCGCACCTTGCGGATTCCGTTGTCGATGCCTTTGGACGTGTGTTAGATATTTTTGAACGTCCGACAAACTTGAAGAAGCCAGTATTCGATGTTGAGCGTTTAAAGCCATCTAGACAAATCGATATAGAAGAGGCAAATAGACCCTCAGATACGGAGGTCAAACCCGTACCAAAACAGCTCATAAATGAAAACGTACATATTGATCAACTTGCAGGTGCAACGAGGGCACTGTACAATGCAACTCAAGCTGAAGCGGATACCGTAACACCCATGTATCATGTCGTAAGAAATGTTGCCAAAAGTTCGGCATCCCCTTGTGATGCGGAGGTCAGATTGTGTTCAgagtgttatatatcattggcTACAGTGCGATGTAATTCATGTGTAATGCACTTTTGTGGCGTCTGCGCTGTACAAAGGCACTCTGATGGAATAAACCAAACTCACAAACTAGTGACTGCTACATCGGGTAAAGAAACAAGGCTAACAGCATCAGATCAAATGTCAGGGCTGTTTTCATATGGAGATATGGCCACTCAGGCCTCAGGAAGTAAGGCTGGTAACATGTATCAGGACATGACTATACAAATTCGACCGGGAGAGTCAGCATTTCCCTCATATGAACCATGTACAATACACGAAGGGTGTAACCTACAATTTGCCTGTACTGTTTGTCACATGCTACCAGTATGCACCAGGTGTACCGAAGAGGCTCATACCGGTGATGGCCATAAGGTGGTGGAAATTGAACGTGCAGCAGCTGAGGTCAAAGAACTGCTGGGAGATTGCTTGAATGCAGTGGTACGCAGGCATAACGATTTGTCTTTAGTATTACCTGAATTGCAACTTGTTGCAGATACCTCTAATGCAGGGCTTAAAAATGCTACCAGGTCCATGCGTAGTGGATTGCAGCGTGTCCACGATGCTCTGAAGGTCAAGCGTACATTAGGGATGCAggatattaaaaatatgcAACAGGTGGGATCAGCGGCACTCAACAGGTTGATGCACGCCAGTGGAGCTTTGAGCAGATATTTTAGAGGTTGTCTGGCACAACTGGAAGCTATTAATCGCGTGAAGAATCCCGGTATGGCACTCAATATGTTCGTAGATCTGCGGGCAAACTTTGAAAAAATACTATTTACAGATGAAGAAATACCCGATCTTGTACTAGAGGTGCCACATTGGCATCTTCACTGTGGTAACTTGGCAAACCTTCTATTGGACCATGAGACTAGATTACATCTAAATTTCACACAGATTGCAGCACTGTCATCTACCTTGAGGGCATGTGTACGCGATTGTGTGAATGGTTTGGAAAAAATAGCTAATGGTACACGTGTCATGGAACAACCAGAGATACAGCACCAACCTCGTAGATTAGCAGAAAGGCGAACTCGTCCTCCAGGGCCCTCGTTATGGGTAAAAGGTGCTGAAAATACATTGGATATAGTTAATCATGCGGAGCTCAAAGGCTTATTCTTACGACGAGATTCGCAGAGGTGTTCATGGCGCCAGCGTGCCGTATATCTGTGCGGACCGCGCCTGTTCGTACTTGAAAGTGATTTGTTTGCTGATGATGTACCAGTGGAATCTAGTATCGATTTAAGCGCTATTACTATTAGGCCATTTAGAGATCCGAATACACTGCAGATTACCAAATTGCAGCGTATAGGGCATCCGAATGGTTTTGAAATCACCGAGAATAAAAACGGAAGCATGCGATTCTGGCTGTTCACGTGTGAATCAGACAAAACTGTAGATTTGTGGACAGTAAGAATCGAGAGGATAGTGGCAAAATTGCAAAGGGACCGTGAAATGTCAAATACAAACCAATTCCAAGCAATAGAAGCTCCGCCACTTAAGGGCATGTCCGATGGAACTACCCTGCAGCAGTTGCATAAGTTGAATTGCGAGAGTCCGGCTGATAGTTGTGTCATGGATCCAGAAGGTGAACACCGGACATGTGAGGACACGCATGATCCAGAGTACTTCTATGACGACCAAAATTTCAAAATCGTGGCAGATACATTAAAGAAAGTAAAAAATGAGTCGAAGGCGCTATATGACAAGTGCTTCCGTAATGAAAGGGAAATAGTGGCTAACCAGTGGCAAGTGGAGGATTTGACATTACACGCTGCCTCGTTGCCATCTAGCGAAACCAGAAGCCTAGCAGATGATGCATCCATATGTACAACGACAATGCCAAGATTAGAAAGCAAATCTAGTGGTAGATATGAAATGCCAGAAGAGCCTGTTCGACGGGCACGTAGCATCGCTACTAGAGCCAGTGTTTTTCAAGGCAACGACATAACCCTGCCATCTGTACTACCGAAGTTCACAAGCTCGCCAAGTGTCAAATCCCCTAAATCCATTCTGCAGTTATTCCAGAACATCGGGAATAAAATACGCAACAAGAAAGATTGTGATATACTAGACAGATATTAA
- a CDS encoding Actin family protein has product MGSKVIQSGGDDVSAIIVDPGFDTLRIGNCQEDFPREYIPSALCRDVWQNEYLNWMPLNRVRPPSFVEMRRLLQYNRDENLEVEPFVFEKLIRLGVEGAVREVLPDGCSSTIQLLENDDFMATKVGGLGLDVTQHPMMVTEPTAECKQFRDCTLEILFEQLDVPAAYLAKRATLSAFSVGRQSAMVVDIGAGGSIASPVHEGISLQSTIQTSMVGGNALDMELCDILYKRGHEFFKPGNSLAHNYHRQCVAREIRESSSSMLPTDTSLSYKLPDGDVIKIDEKICEVPKHLFAPETASVAEFNNFKGIHQMIADSMFDTDVDIRRELLSSIVVVGGVTLTPGFVDVLNKYVSEGIIGKCNKFKIVHSSSYSECRYSTWLGASILASLGRFQQLWISKGEYREHGTTIAYRRCH; this is encoded by the exons ATGGGGAGCAAGGTTATACAGAGCGGAGGTGACGACGTATCGGCAATTATAGTTGACCCTGGGTTTGACACGCTGCGTATTGGCAACTGCCAAGAGGACTTCCCTAGAGAGTACATTCCAAGTGCATTATGTAGAGATGTTTGGCAAAATGAGTATCTCAATTGGATGCCCCTAAACCGTGTAAGACCACCGTCCTTTGTCGAGATGCGTCGGTTGTTACAGTACAATCGCGATGAAAATTTGGAAGTTGAGCCATTCGTATTCGAGAAGCTGATCAGGCTAGGTGTGGAAGGAGCTGTTCGTGAGGTTTTACCAG ATGGTTGTTCGTCCACCATACAAT TGTTGGAGAATGATGATTTCATGGCAACCAAGGTGGGTGGCCTGGGCCTGGATGTTACGCAACACCCTATGATGGTCACTGAGCCTACTGCTGAATGCAAGCAGTTCCGCGACTGCACCCTCGAGATTTTATTTGAACAGTTGGATGTACCCGCTGCGTACTTAGCCAAGAGGGCAACGCTATCGGCATTTTCAGTGGGTAGACAATCTGCAATGGTCGTAGATATAGGCGCTGGCGGCAGTATTGCGTCGCCTGTTCATGAGGGTATATCGCTACAGTCGACAATACAGACGTCAATGGTTGGTGGTAACGCATTGGATATGGAATTGTGtgatatattgtacaaGCGTGGGCATGAATTTTTCAAACCGGGGAATAGCCTCGCACATAATTACCATCGGCAGTGCGTTGCACGTGAAATAAGAGAGAGTTCATCGTCAATGTTACCAACGGATACATCACTGTCATACAAACTACCTGACGGTGATGTCATTAAAATAGACGAAAAAATATGTGAAGTGCCGAAACACCTGTTTGCGCCCGAAACGGCATCCGTCGCAGAATTTAACAACTTCAAAGGGATACATCAGATGATTGCGGACTCAATGTTCGATACTGATGTTGACATACGCCGCGAGCTACTGTCATCCATAGTGGTAGTAGGAGGTGTGACTCTGACGCCTGGATTCGTGGACGTTCtaaataaatatgtatcCGAAGGAATAATAGGCAAGTGTAACAAGTTCAAAATAGTTCACTCGTCGTCATACAGTGAATGCCGCTACTCTACATGGTTGGGAGCCTCTATTCTGGCGTCACTAGGACGTTTCCAACAACTGTGGATCTCCAAAGGAGAGTATCGTGAGCACGGTACCACCATTGCATACCGTCGGTGCCACTAA
- a CDS encoding acyl carrier phosphopantetheine attachment site family protein has product MNVVFRMLNPLGIAFVVILAPLLSTRPLGGVFNILPQVAAFTLRYTNTSKPLSFPNRRILPEFAKPETIERLCKILERKFGQEAKNVDPSCKFLQEFDADQLDEVEVLLSIEEEFDLTIPDYDFAELRTIKEIADYLERKLERRQDI; this is encoded by the exons ATGAACGTTGTATTCCGTATGCTTAACCCATTGGGTATTGCCTTTGTAGTCATTCTAGCGCCCCTGCTCAGTACACGCCCTCTTGGAGGTGTGTTCAATATTCTGCCGCAAGTTGCGGCATTTACATTGCGTTACACAAATACTTCAAAGCCATTAAGTTTCCCCAATAGGCGTATATTGCCAGAATTTGCCAAACCTGAGACTATAGAGCGCCTTTGTAAGATTCTTGAGAGAAAGTTCGGCCAAGAAGCTAAAAACGTAGACCCGTCTTGCAAGTTTCTACAG GAGTTCGACGCTGACCAATTGGATGAGGTCGAAGTCTTGCTCTCCATTGAAGAAGAATTTGACTTGACAATCCCAGATTACGACTTTGCCGAGTTAAGGACTATTAAAGAAATAGCAGATTACCTAGAACGTAAGCTAGAACGTCGACAAGACATCTGA